The Chitinivibrionales bacterium genome has a window encoding:
- a CDS encoding MreB/Mrl family cell shape determining protein, with product MNFSRFFSNNLGIDLGTANTLIYVSNRGLLIDEPSVVALDKESKKVEKIGLEAKRMLGRTPGEIEAIRPMKDGVIADFDLVEQMLKYFIKKVQRSPLFMRPRAVIGVPSGITEVEKRAVKDSAESAGVREVYLVAEPMASAIGMDIPVEEPSGNMVVDIGGGTAEIAVLALSGMVCDMSVRIGGDEMDEAIVSYLKKTYNLLVGESTAEQIKIEIGSAFPLEDELEMEVKGRDLVAGIPKTLRITSTEIRDALNEPVSTIVEAVKQALEQTPPELSADILDKGIVMTGGGSQLRGLDERLRQETNLPVNVIDEPLTCVARGALKIIENLEKYRAVLFNSRRSR from the coding sequence ATGAATTTTTCACGTTTTTTTTCAAATAATCTGGGAATTGATTTAGGGACCGCAAACACGCTCATTTATGTCAGTAATCGGGGCCTTCTTATCGATGAGCCCTCTGTTGTAGCACTTGACAAGGAGTCCAAGAAGGTCGAAAAGATCGGTCTTGAGGCAAAACGCATGCTGGGAAGAACTCCCGGTGAGATTGAAGCAATCCGGCCTATGAAAGATGGGGTTATTGCCGATTTTGACCTTGTTGAACAGATGTTGAAGTATTTTATCAAGAAAGTCCAGCGATCACCTTTATTCATGCGCCCCCGTGCGGTCATTGGAGTTCCCTCCGGCATTACCGAAGTTGAAAAACGCGCGGTAAAGGATTCTGCTGAGAGCGCAGGTGTTCGTGAAGTTTATCTGGTTGCCGAACCCATGGCCTCAGCGATCGGCATGGATATCCCGGTTGAAGAGCCTTCGGGAAACATGGTGGTCGACATCGGAGGCGGCACAGCCGAAATCGCAGTGCTCGCCCTTTCCGGAATGGTTTGCGACATGTCGGTCCGTATCGGCGGTGATGAAATGGATGAAGCAATTGTTTCGTACCTGAAGAAGACCTATAACCTTCTGGTTGGTGAGAGCACTGCCGAACAAATCAAGATAGAGATCGGCTCAGCCTTTCCCCTGGAAGACGAGCTTGAGATGGAGGTAAAGGGCCGCGATCTGGTTGCGGGTATTCCCAAAACGCTGCGGATCACCTCCACTGAAATCAGGGATGCCCTGAATGAGCCGGTATCCACAATTGTCGAGGCGGTCAAACAGGCGCTGGAACAGACTCCGCCGGAACTGTCTGCCGATATTCTCGATAAGGGCATTGTCATGACCGGTGGCGGCTCGCAGCTGCGGGGTCTCGATGAACGCCTGCGCCAGGAAACGAACCTTCCGGTAAATGTAATCGACGAACCTTTGACCTGTGTCGCGCGCGGGGCGCTGAAAATAATTGAAAACCTCGAAAAGTACCGGGCGGTCCTTTTCAACTCCCGGCGCTCGAGATAG
- the mrdA gene encoding penicillin-binding protein 2 — translation MPRGSRAQDEQQERIYKSLILSVALAAFFCILMIRLFYIQVIQAETNIKLSKENRMQLRVLQAPRGQIFDRNGVALARNRPSYSLCILPYQIKDRDAVTKKLLKITSQEDETIFADSAELNARLRKARYRRFDATRIKEDISMEVISIIEEHSMELPGVITEIESRREYPLGPAAFHVLGYMGEIPEKKFESLKEQGYHYGDVIGKAGLEYEYEDIFRGETGQEYVEVNAYGKRLGAIENMPRNEPESGLDAYITLDADLQMLAQEQFPDSLRGAVAMINPQNGEVLCMFSNPSADPNIFSMATNLRSKQWTTIATDSDLPLNNRAIGGTYTPGSTFKLVSATAGLASGEITERSRMSRPCTGAYRIGNRVARCWYAKGHGALRLPDAVRVSCNVFFYQLGLKIGDDVISKYAHLLGLGQPTGIDLPGERPGWICSEESYNKRHKRRGWTWTRGIVLDVAIGQQHIVTPLQLACMIGALGNGTYLYEPFLVKELRTSSGIVVKQTAPKIKSKIELDSATVTTMRKTMESVVNPGGTGWRSAVPGIPVGGKTGSAEWKKGEKTHALFVACAPVVNPVVAIAVVVENAGHGGSVAAPIAGELLRYYFENKDEGIQLVEQYAAME, via the coding sequence ATGCCTCGAGGTTCACGAGCTCAGGACGAGCAACAGGAACGAATTTATAAAAGCCTGATATTATCGGTTGCCCTCGCCGCATTTTTTTGTATTCTGATGATTCGCCTGTTTTATATCCAGGTGATTCAGGCGGAAACAAACATCAAACTGTCAAAAGAAAACCGGATGCAGCTCAGGGTTCTTCAGGCCCCCCGCGGACAGATATTCGATCGTAACGGCGTTGCGCTGGCCCGTAACCGTCCCTCCTATTCCCTCTGCATTCTTCCCTACCAGATCAAAGACCGTGATGCAGTTACCAAAAAATTGCTTAAAATTACCAGTCAGGAAGACGAAACGATTTTTGCCGACAGCGCAGAACTGAATGCCCGTTTGCGGAAAGCACGATATCGCCGTTTTGATGCTACCCGTATTAAAGAAGACATATCCATGGAAGTGATCAGCATCATTGAGGAACACTCCATGGAACTTCCCGGCGTCATTACCGAAATCGAGTCCCGCCGGGAATATCCTCTTGGCCCTGCAGCATTTCATGTATTAGGGTATATGGGTGAGATTCCCGAAAAAAAATTCGAGTCATTAAAAGAGCAGGGATATCATTACGGCGATGTTATTGGCAAGGCAGGGCTGGAATATGAGTACGAGGATATTTTCAGAGGAGAAACCGGACAGGAGTATGTTGAAGTCAACGCTTACGGCAAGCGGCTGGGAGCGATCGAAAACATGCCTCGGAATGAGCCTGAATCCGGCCTGGATGCCTACATAACTCTCGATGCCGATTTGCAGATGCTTGCACAGGAGCAGTTCCCCGATTCTCTTCGGGGCGCCGTGGCAATGATCAATCCTCAAAACGGTGAGGTGCTCTGCATGTTCAGTAATCCATCGGCGGACCCCAATATCTTTTCCATGGCAACAAACCTCAGGAGCAAACAGTGGACCACGATTGCAACCGATTCTGATCTTCCGCTCAACAACCGGGCAATCGGCGGCACCTACACACCCGGCTCGACCTTCAAGCTGGTAAGCGCTACAGCCGGTCTGGCTAGTGGAGAAATCACCGAAAGATCACGGATGTCCCGTCCATGCACCGGCGCGTACCGGATCGGAAACAGGGTAGCCCGCTGCTGGTACGCAAAAGGTCATGGAGCACTTCGCCTTCCCGATGCAGTCAGAGTGTCGTGCAATGTCTTCTTTTATCAGCTCGGTTTGAAGATCGGCGATGATGTCATCAGCAAATATGCTCATCTTTTAGGCCTGGGCCAACCCACCGGCATCGATCTTCCGGGAGAACGCCCAGGATGGATCTGCAGTGAGGAATCCTACAACAAACGACATAAACGCCGCGGATGGACCTGGACCCGGGGGATTGTGCTCGATGTCGCAATCGGGCAGCAGCATATTGTCACCCCCCTGCAACTGGCATGCATGATCGGCGCACTCGGTAACGGCACGTATCTCTATGAACCGTTCCTGGTAAAGGAATTACGGACTTCCAGCGGCATTGTCGTCAAGCAGACAGCACCAAAGATAAAAAGTAAAATTGAACTGGATTCCGCAACCGTGACAACGATGCGGAAAACAATGGAGAGTGTTGTCAATCCGGGCGGAACAGGATGGCGATCGGCCGTTCCCGGGATCCCGGTGGGAGGAAAAACCGGTAGTGCAGAGTGGAAAAAAGGAGAAAAAACCCATGCGCTTTTCGTTGCCTGTGCTCCTGTCGTCAACCCGGTGGTGGCAATCGCTGTGGTTGTCGAAAATGCAGGTCACGGCGGTTCGGTCGCCGCTCCGATTGCCGGAGAACTCCTTCGATACTATTTTGAAAACAAAGATGAAGGCATACAACTGGTTGAACAGTATGCCGCAATGGAATAA
- the mreD gene encoding rod shape-determining protein MreD produces the protein MSTILKWIAVFILCIILQSTLMHSISIRGVIPDITFIALFLLAINHGPLAGLYAGFLLGVSQDLYSPSILGQNALAKTIIGSLMGLFNEKMMRTEPLLRMVILFIAFFVHDSIFSIASIIKNSAPLSMLFNELISETLPRSIYSMLLLSLVYVWSYFLKPYFVK, from the coding sequence ATGTCGACTATTCTGAAATGGATTGCAGTTTTCATTCTTTGCATAATTCTTCAAAGCACACTCATGCATTCCATCTCGATTAGGGGAGTCATCCCGGATATTACCTTTATTGCACTCTTTCTCCTGGCGATCAATCACGGTCCTCTGGCCGGACTCTATGCCGGATTCCTTCTGGGCGTTTCACAGGACCTCTATTCTCCTTCAATTTTGGGCCAGAATGCCCTTGCAAAGACAATTATCGGCAGCCTTATGGGTCTTTTTAATGAAAAAATGATGCGTACCGAACCTTTGCTCAGAATGGTTATCCTTTTTATCGCGTTTTTTGTTCATGACAGCATCTTTTCGATTGCCTCGATCATCAAGAATTCAGCTCCCCTATCGATGTTGTTTAATGAGTTAATATCAGAAACGCTGCCACGTAGTATTTATTCGATGCTCCTGCTCTCGTTGGTGTATGTATGGAGCTATTTTCTTAAACCTTATTTTGTAAAATGA
- the rodA gene encoding rod shape-determining protein RodA, with amino-acid sequence MPDLEKRTGFDFSFFFTATGLWILGILLIYSATHIHESGPLAGVARNQIVWVTIAVVIVLGVVSIPTVFYYTFSYVFYALSLLLLLYVIFMGTASKGAERWIALGSIRIQPSEFAKIGLLLALARYLSTKTISLEKISSFIVPLLLIAVPFVLVMKQPDLGTALVFCAMSLPLFFWSGLSLVEIFFLVSPGISLALSAIPLIMAFGSEQAVGIAGSVPWGIFFLILCGILYVTRPNMIILVSVIILNLFTSGITTLVWNTFLKDYQKMRIISFIDPQQDPSGAGYQVIQSKVAIGSGHLFGKGYLKGTQTRLSFLPEQHTDFIFSVLGEQFGLVGCFFVLFLFLFLIVRGYLTTQTIKNRYTNLLVVGSVSIIGFHIFVNIAMTLGMMPVTGLPLPFLSYGGSFTFTLAILVGFILNARVNRQDF; translated from the coding sequence ATGCCCGATCTGGAAAAACGAACAGGTTTTGATTTTTCATTTTTCTTTACTGCAACAGGGTTATGGATCCTGGGTATCCTCCTGATTTACAGCGCGACTCATATCCATGAATCGGGCCCTCTTGCCGGCGTTGCCCGGAACCAGATTGTCTGGGTTACCATCGCAGTAGTTATCGTTTTAGGCGTAGTGTCGATTCCGACGGTGTTTTACTACACCTTTTCCTATGTTTTCTATGCACTGTCACTCCTGCTTCTTTTGTATGTGATATTTATGGGTACCGCCTCAAAGGGCGCTGAGCGGTGGATCGCTTTGGGTTCAATCAGAATCCAGCCGTCGGAATTTGCAAAAATCGGCCTTCTGCTGGCCCTCGCCCGCTATCTCTCGACAAAAACCATAAGCCTCGAAAAGATATCATCCTTTATCGTCCCTCTTCTGCTTATTGCCGTTCCCTTTGTTCTGGTCATGAAACAGCCCGACCTTGGAACCGCACTCGTTTTTTGTGCCATGTCACTTCCCCTGTTTTTCTGGTCCGGCTTGTCGCTTGTCGAGATATTTTTCCTTGTCTCCCCCGGTATATCACTGGCCCTTTCGGCCATACCACTGATAATGGCATTCGGCTCCGAACAGGCCGTAGGAATAGCCGGTTCTGTTCCCTGGGGAATATTTTTTCTTATCCTCTGCGGAATACTCTATGTTACCCGTCCGAATATGATAATTCTTGTCAGCGTTATTATCCTCAACCTCTTTACTTCGGGCATAACGACCCTGGTCTGGAATACGTTCTTAAAGGATTATCAGAAAATGCGGATAATCAGTTTTATCGATCCCCAGCAGGACCCCTCGGGCGCAGGATACCAGGTAATCCAGTCCAAGGTTGCTATCGGCTCGGGACACCTTTTCGGCAAAGGATATCTCAAAGGCACGCAAACTCGCCTCTCCTTTCTTCCCGAGCAGCATACCGATTTTATTTTTTCGGTTTTAGGAGAGCAGTTCGGGCTTGTAGGATGTTTCTTTGTGCTGTTTTTGTTTCTATTTCTTATCGTCAGGGGTTATCTTACTACCCAGACCATAAAAAACCGATATACCAACCTTCTGGTTGTAGGATCGGTATCGATTATCGGTTTTCATATATTCGTTAATATTGCCATGACACTGGGCATGATGCCTGTCACGGGCCTGCCGCTTCCCTTTTTAAGTTACGGCGGTTCGTTCACCTTTACCCTTGCGATCCTCGTAGGATTTATTTTAAATGCACGCGTGAACAGACAGGATTTTTAA
- the mreC gene encoding rod shape-determining protein MreC, giving the protein MLWIFQFIVRHHTFSSLIVTVLLSLWMLSMPPQQQKQMSRILTLSIFYPFQYTISLSGRVKNIFAENKRLRQKVATLTTRNAALEQYAEENERLKDLLSITMESPYSLQAAHVVVREPSHQMRSLIINAGHNKGVLRYMPVITQNGIVGKIIQVLPHLSQVQLIKDPSCKTSVMIKRSRAVGILETDEGDKFYVRLRNHEDVTENDTIITSGLGGIFPQGLHTGSVARVTEDANPLFKRVYIKPFVNFDRIEEVFVILLPPQWSAFQSEKDSLIAEE; this is encoded by the coding sequence ATGCTCTGGATTTTTCAGTTTATTGTTCGCCATCATACCTTCTCTTCTCTTATCGTCACGGTCCTTCTCAGCTTATGGATGCTTTCGATGCCGCCGCAACAACAGAAACAGATGTCCAGAATATTGACTCTCTCGATTTTTTATCCCTTTCAGTACACAATAAGTTTGTCCGGAAGAGTTAAAAATATCTTTGCCGAAAACAAAAGGCTTCGTCAAAAGGTAGCAACCCTGACGACACGAAATGCCGCTCTGGAGCAATATGCCGAAGAAAATGAGCGATTAAAAGACCTGCTCTCCATTACCATGGAGTCCCCCTATTCGCTTCAGGCAGCCCATGTGGTTGTCAGAGAGCCCTCACACCAGATGAGAAGTCTTATTATCAATGCCGGTCATAACAAGGGCGTTCTCAGATATATGCCGGTGATAACTCAAAATGGTATTGTCGGCAAGATAATTCAGGTCCTTCCCCACCTCAGCCAGGTTCAGCTTATCAAAGATCCGTCGTGTAAAACCTCAGTAATGATCAAAAGAAGCAGGGCTGTGGGAATTCTGGAAACCGATGAAGGCGATAAATTCTACGTCCGTTTAAGAAATCATGAGGATGTTACCGAAAACGATACGATTATTACCTCCGGGTTGGGCGGGATATTCCCCCAGGGCCTGCATACCGGAAGTGTGGCGCGGGTTACCGAAGATGCTAATCCCCTGTTCAAACGGGTATACATAAAACCATTTGTAAATTTTGACCGTATCGAGGAAGTGTTTGTCATTCTGCTCCCTCCCCAATGGTCAGCATTCCAGAGTGAAAAAGACTCATTGATTGCCGAGGAATAA